ccagacaCAAGGACGGCTTTGGCAGGGCATCACTGCCCACTGTGGTGCGCTGAATAAAGTGACATACACAATGACCAATTGAGTAGAGCATCAATGTCCACTGTGGTCAACTTAACACATACACAATGACCACTTCAGGGCATCACTGAATAAAATTACGAACACAATGACCACTTCAGCAGCATACCACTGCTAATTGTGGTCAGTTTAGTAAAGACATACAATGACCAATTCAGAAGAGTATCACTGCTCATTATGGTCAGCTGAataaaaacatacacactgaatactcaataaagacacacaattACTTCAGCAGGGAATTACTGCCAAGCATGGTCAGCTGAAGAAAGACATCATTAATGATATACTGTTGTCATACAAATATTTGGTTTACTCTCCACATGTAGCAAGCTGTACTGAGTTACATGGTTAATAATAGCAGAGGAGATCCTCAGACCAGACTACTTATGGTCAGCTgactaaacacaaacacagaaaatggtAACTTCAGCAGAGCATCACTGCCCAAAGTGGTGATCTGAATGAAAACATACACACTGTCCACTAGCAGCATATCACTGCCAACTGCAGTCAACTGAATAAagacatacacactgaccacTTCAGCAGAACATCACTGCCTATTGAGGTCAGCCCAAGAAAGACACACCATTAATGACCACTTCACAGAATATCACTGTGTACTGTGGTAAGGTTAATGTTTGGCTTACTCCCCACATATAGCATGTTGTACACAGTCACATGGTTAGCAGTAGCAAAGGAGATCCTCAGACCAGTCTACGTATGGTCAGCAGGCTAATTAAAACACAGAAAATGACCACTTCAGCAGAGCATCTCTGGCACTGACCATTCTGGTCAACTGAGAACAGACACAAGGACAACTTTGGCAGGGCATCACTGCCCATTGTGGTCAACTGAATAAAAGTATACACACTGACCACTTCAGCAGGGCATCACTACCCATTGTGGTTACTGAATAAAGTTATGAATACTACGACCACTTCAGTAGCACATCACTTCTAATTGTGGTCAGTTTAATAAAGACATACGCAAAGATCAGCACAGTAGAGGATAAATACCCATTGTGGTGAACTCAGTAAAGACATACACTGTAATGTCTACATGTTTTATAAATCAGTCTATTTGTATAAACAGACAATATGATAAAATTAATTACTGGTATCCCAAGTAATTCAAGAACTTGTATATTGTTGATGTCACTAAATGGCATTAAACAGATTTCAGCTCAACATCAAATCTGTTTTTCTATTGTATGAAATAACAGTGACTCTGCATTGGGGATGAGGATGATATTTTGATGCAGCTGAATCAGTCAAAGGTTTTCAGCAAGTTAGACTTGAATTCTTGATATCATCAACTAGAATTAGACGACTCTCGGAACCTTCAAAACTCATGTAGGTCTCAGACAATATAAACATCTCAACTTTGGAGTCACGTTCACAGCAGAAATTTTCCAGAATCATATAGCTGAAGTGCTTGCTGATATTCCTGGTGCTTTCAATACCACTGATGACATCTTGATTCATGGGAAAACTCAAGAATAGCATGATATAGCCATCAAAAAAGCGTTCACTCGTTTCAGTGAGAAGAATCTCACTCAACATTACCAAATGTCAACAAAGACCACATTGAGTTCTATGGCAATGTTTTTGGAAGAGATGGAGTATCATCTGACCCAAAGAAAGTTAATGCTATCCAACAAGCAGCAACTCCAATCAACTGTCAGTcggctgagtgttgggccttgcatggtacgtgtgtgtgagactgcAATTTGTTACATTCATGTTGCCTGTCCATGCcagtgcccttctctctctctctctttctctctgtctctctgctatgccgttgggtgtgtgtgtgtgtgtgtgtgtgtgttgttttagcaAAAGCTATTGGACTTTGTTACGGGGCcataccaacatagttttctttttttaattgatgacAGCAGATAGTTATATGGCCCACTGTGCTACTTGATTGTTTGGCGCTCTAGTTTATCTATGATAGCCAATTACAAACGTACGACGACATATATCTTCCCgctaaaataatgataaaactgGAACTTCTTACTTTTACTTTCGGTTTCAGCAAGTGTCATTGTGGGATGTCTGATGACTGGCATCAACTCTGAGGGCAACGGAAGGCGGGCAAGTCTTCAGCAATGAGAGTTTAGTGTCTTGGTTCTGTAAAGAAGGATCTACCCAACTACGCGTTCACTTGATAAAGTGACAGATTGCTGAAAAGATTTAGTAAAGCAAAGATTTAGTGAAAGACAGCAGAACGACATGACTGGTTGTCAATGTTTACATTTGGTGGCGGTTCAACCACTTTTAACCTTGACCTTGTTCAGTCACGGAGAGAAATGGCGGCGACCTTGCGGTGTGTTTTCGGTCTTCGACCGAGTGGCTTTCATTCCGTAGTTCCTTGTTTGACGGTGAGCGCGGGTGTGTGGGTATGATGCAGATTTATATATGTTTTCTGCTTCTTATGATTATTTCGAATAGAAAACTGTGACTTGGCGTGTAAGAAACgatgttattactattattattattatattttttaatggCGACTGACCTTTGTAAATCTCGGAAACTCCAATCACAACAGTGTCGTCTCAGCTGGCCGATGTGTTGAaggcaaggtacacaacttcaagcacATGGTACAAAGCATTTCCCGTCCCCCAACACTCACATGGTGTATACTGTGCCGTGATATAGGAAATACTGTATAAATCAGCAAACTACCTAATGTATATTTGGTGTCATGTCTCAGTCATCATGTTCATATTTCTTTTAAGTCAAAATTAATTGTAATTTAAATCGTGTGATGACAATAACAGTATAAATTTACTTGCATGAATGCCCAACCTTTCTGAGCTCTTTACCACAAGAAATAAAGCAACCACAAACTTCTGTCAGCAGACAACTGATAAAGTTTAACCAGTAGTAGGGTGTGGCCTGCTACATTTTTACAGAAGTTTCTTGTTGTGTGATAAttgggaaaacaaaagaaaaaaagtagaaaaaaaagaagaaaaaataagaaagaaaaaaagaaacacagaaaaaaaaagaaagaagaaaaagcaagaaaTGTAAAGTACGAATGACTAAGACAAACAAGCAGATTCCTTCAACCTTTCTTtatacacataattattatgtttggATGACAGTTGAACTTCCAAAGTAACAGGGACTGTCTAGCATCCCACCATTGTTGTTTCAACCAAAAGAGAGCAGCAGctgacagtcacacagtgtaAACCCTTGCCTGGATTTGGACTCATACAGGTCTATAGAGAGTTGCCATAAATCATTTTCAATATTTCAGTTATCTATCATTAttcttttattgaaaaaaaaaaaaaaaaaaaagaacagaaagaaatctTCATTTTGTCAAATAATGTAGACCAGTTgatgtccacttttttttttcttctgtaaagCCCTTTTAGTTATACTTATAGTTCTGATTCTGTTAATTTTTACCAATCCCagagaagaaggggtggggtggggttgtggggcaAAGAGGGAGGTTGATTAGCAgacgagaataataataataataataataataatggatacttatatagcacactatccagaaatctgctctaggtgctttacaaaaacgcttttgataacataaaatattatatctatgttacatacacacaccaaaatgtgaccacacacacacacacacgcacgcacgcacgtacgcgcacacacacacgcacgcacgcacacacacacacacacacactgcatacatacattttaacatacatgtgtatctaacagctaccctaacaaatacgcacacataggcaggcacaaacttacataaacacacgcacacacaatacacattcatatacatgcatgtagttgtggacctgccacaattgaacttattgctgagggaaaaggtgagttttgagacgagatttaaaagatgcgagggaatcagagtgacggaggttatcagggagcttgttccacgtctttggcgattgaaaagaaaacgatctgtgtccataggtcttacttctgacgtgaggtatcctgagaagtcgagtatcagaggaagaacggagctggcgagacggggtatagatatggatgagttcagaaagatacttggggccagatccgttgactgcagaaaaggtcagagtggatagcttatagtctattcgatcagaaacaggcaaccagtggagagactgaaggagaggagaaacatggtcaaatttagaagctctgcaaatgagtctggcagcgttattctgaattcgttggagtctgtctaacaggtatttgggaaggccggccaaaagagagttgcagtaatccaatcttgagagaaccagagagcatacaagtgtcttggttgcatcggttgagagatagtggcggatagagctgattctacgcagttccaaataggcaactttacagatattcgaaatgtgctgttggaaggaaagagactggtccaggattacaccaagactgcgaacagagggagaaagtgaaacaggtgtgctattgatcagaacagagtcaggaaaggaaggatgttgacgaaacttctttggacaggttatcatcaattcagtcttatcatcatttaattgcagttTGAAGACAAGCAGTGTTGGGAGAAAGATGCAGACAGAAAGCAAGGCACATAAGACCaatgaaaaaacagcaacataccTATTGCAGAGACGTTGTCTTCCATTATTatcagaacagtacaatacatgtAGTTATGTTCTGGATATGCAGGTCAAaagacaggattttttttttcaaatgtttgaCTTTGTTGCATGTCATTAACCACTTTTAAGTTTTATAACACACAATTCTTACTCTCTGGATTGTGCTTGCCAGTGTGCGTTACTTCATACTTTAAACTAAGTTAACAACATTGAAATAGGGTTGATTATGCAACAGCAGTTAAACTGATCATGATAGAGAGTATCTCATCAGAAAATGTTTCCTTTTACAGAATAGTTGTTGAATGTGCTAAaatcatgtacatgtgtgtatttaaCAGCAATATCGTCAAATCAGCAGTGATGACTTCCGTGATCCTGACAAGAAAGAAAAGCCCCACCCTGAGACTCCTCAGTTTCCCATGGAGCACACTTTGGACCCACCAAAAGGGAAGATCTATGACAAGAAGCCCTTCAAAATGCAGCTGAAGGCTGGGAAGGACTATCATTGGTGTGCATGTGGCACAAGCAAAAATCAGGTGAAGGTTTCTTaaggtgttgtttgtgtgcgcgcacacacacgcacacagttaaATGAATAATACTCTGTTGTATAATTAAGTTTTAAAAGTAtaatttaaattttaaaaaaagaatgaatttgtattctttcttttccaGTTTGCTTTAAATTTGTTTTCAAGATCTTCACAGCAACCTTGGGATTGTTTTTAAAGCTATGTCATTGATCAGTTTGctctttgttatctttttttttactcacttgtgtaaacaaagtgagtctatgttttaacccggtgttcggttgtcgtgtgtgtgtgtgtgtctgtgtgtccgtggtaaactttaacattggcattttctctgcaaatactttgtcagttgacaccaaattaggcataaaaataggaaaaattcagttctttccagtcatcttgtttaaaacaatattgcacctccgggatgggcacaaaaaaataaaaaagaagcctaattatatgcaaactgcatttactgttatatttatattttttgtattctctaaacttggcactttgatctgatattctgacccaacaacaagagcagtcattattatcattttttgttcaaacaggaacttcttttgctaagcatggaagttttatttattttgcaaacattttggtgcagatagtaaagaagggaaattactctgtaattaatgctaggggacttaattcaaatctggttaggactttttttttct
The sequence above is a segment of the Babylonia areolata isolate BAREFJ2019XMU chromosome 19, ASM4173473v1, whole genome shotgun sequence genome. Coding sequences within it:
- the LOC143293415 gene encoding uncharacterized protein LOC143293415 isoform X2 codes for the protein MFTFGGGSTTFNLDLVQSRREMAATLRCVFGLRPSGFHSVVPCLTQYRQISSDDFRDPDKKEKPHPETPQFPMEHTLDPPKGKIYDKKPFKMQLKAGKDYHWCACGTSKNQPLCDGSHKALWGTSENKTGYKWRPLRFQVEKDKAYWLCNCKQTSKAPFCDGTHKQPHIQAAVK
- the LOC143293415 gene encoding uncharacterized protein LOC143293415 isoform X1, whose amino-acid sequence is MAATLRCVFGLRPSGFHSVVPCLTVSAGVWQYRQISSDDFRDPDKKEKPHPETPQFPMEHTLDPPKGKIYDKKPFKMQLKAGKDYHWCACGTSKNQPLCDGSHKALWGTSENKTGYKWRPLRFQVEKDKAYWLCNCKQTSKAPFCDGTHKQPHIQAAVK